A single Argentina anserina chromosome 7, drPotAnse1.1, whole genome shotgun sequence DNA region contains:
- the LOC126802604 gene encoding ATP synthase subunit d, mitochondrial, producing the protein MSGAGKKLADVANKTFKVGKTIDWDGMAKLMVSDEARKEFASLRRAFDEVNHTLQTKFSQEPEPIDWEAYRKGIGSRLVDMYKEAYDNVKIPKYVDTVTPEYKPKFDALLVELKEAEEKSLKESERLEKEIAEVQELKKKISTMTADEYFEKHPELRKKFDDEIRNDYWGY; encoded by the exons atgagCGGCGCCGGGAAGAAATTGGCGGATGTGGCTAACAAGACCTTCAAGGTCGGAAAGACCATTGACTGGGACGGCATGGCCAAGCTCATGGTCTCCGACGAGGCCCGCAAGGAGTTCGCCTCTCTCCGACGCGCCTTCGATGAGGTTAACCACACCCTCCAGACCAAGTTCAGCCAG GAGCCTGAGCCGATTGACTGGGAGGCTTACAGGAAAGGAATCGGGTCTCGCTTGGTGGATATGTACAAGGAGGCCTACGACa ATGTTAAGATTCCCAAGTATGTGGATACAGTCACTCCCGAGTACAAGCCTAAGTTTGATGCATTG TTGGTGGAACTAAAGGAAGCAGAGGAAAAATCTTTGAAGGAGTCAGAGCGCTTAGAGAAGGAGATAGCTGAAGTACAAGAATTGAAG AAAAAAATTAGCACCATGACAGCTGATGAATACTTTGAGAAGCATCCTGAGCTCAGGAAGAAATTCGATGATGAGATCCGGAATGACTACTGGGGTTATTGA
- the LOC126802602 gene encoding uncharacterized protein LOC126802602 produces the protein MEEVRSVKVKVVEATPETFGEYGQVVEASPDGDEFGPKDAQLDLSRGVPRFYIMHLEDRPLKLTNITHHASVTQCLGAIGGHDWYLGIAKPSIVEEKGVNVVKSGCASGHYYVPPSVEDVRVFKITGSKFVKLNKGTWHAGPLFRAESMDFYNLELSNTNVVDHTLHDFVKQNGVEFVIDE, from the exons ATGGAGGAGGTGAGGAGTGTGAAGGTGAAGGTGGTTGAAGCGACGCCGGAGACGTTTGGGGAGTATGGTCAGGTTGTGGAGGCCTCGCCCGATGGTGATGAGTTTGGTCCTAAGGATGCTCAGCTGGACCTTAGCCGTGGAGTTCCCAG gTTTTATATAATGCACCTTGAAGATCGGCCGCTGAAGTTAACCAACATTACTCACCACGCAAGCGTCACGCAGTGTCTTGGGGCCATTGGCGGCCATGATTGGTATCTCGGAATTGCTAAGCCTTCTATTGTGGAAGAGAAGGGGGTCAATGTGGTGAAGTCTGGTTGTGCTTCTGGTCATTACTATGTGCCTCCTTCTGTCGAGGATGTTCGCGTTTTCAAGATCACAGGTAGCAAATTTGTGAAGCTTAATAAGGGGACATGGCACGCAGGGCCTTTGTTCAGGGCGGAGAGTATGGACTTCTACAATCTGGAGCTCAGCAATACCAAT GTGGTTGATCACACATTACATGACTTCGTGAAGCAAAATGGTGTAGAGTTTGTAATAGACGAGTAG
- the LOC126802577 gene encoding pentatricopeptide repeat-containing protein At2g16880: MTNLPKPPDLLETITAVLTSTKPPHLLHSLKPYLPHLTEPLLLSLLRSKTLASHPATLLSFFHWARAHLPLFHQTPRPLLTLLPSLFSHNKFSDAKTLLIQFISSDSQNRLHRLLLRPDDAVPRHSKALLDTSIGAYVHVGKPHLAAQLFTKMKKLRYRPNVLTCNTLIGALVKCNTSHSVAMCVDIVSDAIRLGISVNTSTFNVLIYGHCLENKYCNAVDLLTRMSDFGCVADIVSFNTVLDWLCKKGRLSEARELLVEMKSRGVVPNRNTYNILVYGYCKLGMLKEAAQVVELMRGSHLLPDVWTCNMLVSGLCGAGRVEEAMGVRDEMEKLKLVPDVVTYNTLVDGCFERGDESKALELLEEMRERGVRANEVTHNIMVKWCCKEGKMDEASDTIRKMKEDGFAPSRVTYNTLISGYCKAGKMKEAFTMMDEMGREGLNMDTYTLNTILHAFCNQKKLDKAFALFRSSVERGYILDEVTYGTLIMGCFKNENPGKGLELWEEMKEKQVLPSIVTYKSIIGGLCQFGKSEQAVDKLNELVTTGLIPDEPTYNMIIHGYCREGLVEKAFQLHNNMVEKSFTPDVFTCNILLSGLCNQGMLEKAVKLFNTWISRGKDVDTVTYNILISGLCKERRFDDVFGLFADMKEKKLATDQHTYRAIFNALTDTDNIKEAEVFISKMVEMGNLHDWSLEVDKGPDGVTFESAVESDPTTLAYSDQISHLCTQGKYKDAINILRESKQKGILLTKDVYIHVMEGLIKRRRRTSKVVRL; encoded by the coding sequence ATGACCAACCTCCCAAAACCTCCAGACCTCCTCGAAACCATCACCGCCGTCCTAACCTCCACCAAACCCCCACACCTCCTCCACTCCCTCAAACCCTACCTCCCCCACCTCACCGAGCccctcctcctctctctcctccgctCCAAAACCCTAGCCTCCCACCCCGCCACCCTCCTCAGCTTCTTCCACTGGGCCCGGGCCCACCTCCCCCTCTTCCACCAAACCCCTCGCCCCCTCCTCACCCTCCTCCCCTCTCTCTTCTCCCACAACAAATTCTCCGACGCCAAAACCCTATTAATCCAATTCATCTCCTCCGACTCCCAAAACCGCCTCCAccgcctcctcctccgccccGACGACGCCGTCCCCCGCCACTCCAAGGCCCTCCTCGACACCTCCATCGGCGCCTACGTCCACGTCGGGAAGCCCCACCTCGCCGCCCAGCTCTTCACCAAAATGAAGAAGCTCCGGTACCGGCCCAACGTCCTCACCTGCAATACTCTCATCGGCGCTCTCGTGAAATGTAACACCTCTCATTCTGTAGCAATGTGTGTTGATATTGTTAGTGATGCGATTCGATTAGGGATTAGTGTGAATACTAGTACTTTCAATGTTCTGATATATGGTCATTGCTTGGAGAATAAGTATTGTAATGCCGTCGATTTGCTGACTAGGATGAGTGATTTCGGATGCGTAGCTGATATTGTGAGCTTTAATACGGTGTTGGATTGGTTGTGTAAGAAGGGGAGGTTGAGCGAGGCGAGGGAGTTGTTGGTGGAGATGAAGTCGAGAGGGGTGGTGCCGAATAGGAATACTTATAATATTCTGGTTTATGGGTATTGTAAGTTGGGAATGTTGAAGGAGGCGGCGCAGGTGGTGGAGTTGATGAGGGGGAGTCATTTGTTGCCGGATGTTTGGACGTGTAATATGTTGGTTAGTGGGTTGTGTGGAGCGGGGAGGGTTGAAGAGGCGATGGGGGTGAGGGATGAGATGGAGAAGTTGAAGCTGGTGCCGGATGTTGTCACGTATAATACGTTGGTTGATGGGTGTTTTGAAAGGGGTGATGAGTCCAAGGCGTTGGAGTTGCTTGAGGAGATGCGTGAAAGGGGAGTGAGAGCAAATGAAGTTACGCATAATATAATGGTGAAGTGGTGTTGTAAGGAAGGGAAGATGGATGAAGCGAGTGATACGATCAGGAAGATGAAGGAAGATGGCTTTGCTCCTTCTCGTGTCACTTACAATACTCTGATTAGTGGGTATTGCAAAGCAGGGAAAATGAAAGAAGCATTTACGATGATGGATGAGATGGGTAGGGAAGGTTTGAATATGGACACTTATACACTCAATACCATTCTTCACGCATTTTGTAATCAGAAGAAGCTAGACAAGGCATTTGCATTGTTTCGTAGTTCGGTTGAGAGGGGTTATATACTTGATGAGGTGACCTATGGAACTCTGATTATGGGATGCTTTAAGAATGAAAATCCAGGCAAGGGTTTGGAGCTTTGGGAAGAGATGAAGGAGAAACAGGTCCTTCCTAGCATTGTCACTTACAAATCTATAATTGGAGGGCTATGCCAGTTTGGGAAATCCGAACAAGCAGTTGACAAGTTGAATGAGCTTGTAACAACAGGTCTAATCCCTGATGAACCTACATACAACATGATAATTCATGGATATTGTCGTGAGGGTCTGGTTGAGAAAGCATTTCAGCTTCACAACAATATGGTGGAGAAATCATTCACACCAGATGTCTTTACATGTAATATTCTTCTTTCTGGACTGTGCAATCAGGGTATGTTAGAAAAAGCTGTTAAGCTTTTTAATACCTGGATTTCTAGAGGAAAGGACGTTGATACGGTTACATACAACATATTGATATCTGGCCTTTGCAAAGAAAGGAGGTTTGATGATGTCTTTGGTCTTTTTGCCGacatgaaagaaaagaaattagcTACTGACCAGCATACATACAGAGCCATTTTCAATGCACTAACTGATACTGATAATATTAAGGAAGCAGAGGTTTTTATATCGAAAATGGTTGAAATGGGGAACTTACATGATTGGTCCTTGGAAGTGGATAAGGGGCCAGATGGGGTGACCTTTGAATCTGCAGTAGAATCTGATCCAACCACACTAGCTTATTCAGACCAGATCAGTCATTTGTGTACGCAGGGAAAATACAAGGATGCCATCAACATTTTGCGGGAGTCGAAGCAGAAAGGTATCCTTTTAACTAAAGATGTTTATATACATGTAATGGAAGGGTTGATTAAAAGGCGAAGACGTACATCAAAGGTTGTTAGGTTGTAG
- the LOC126802599 gene encoding LOB domain-containing protein 1-like, which translates to MEFNGNTTATTTTPPLSFTYSPLISTSSSPQISSSPATSPTTSSHPAPPPAIVVSPCAACKILRRRCVERCVLAPYFPPSDPIKFTTAHRVFGASNIIKFLQDLPESQRADAVSSMVYEANARLRDPVYGCAGAICNLQKQVTELQSQLAKAQAEITNMQCHQGNLIALICMDMSSTTATNTQQSKEAVLVPILQQQPYSNIHIDTNCFLDENNLDTACDWEPLWT; encoded by the exons ATGGAATTCAATGGCAACACAACTGCTACTACTACAACACCACCTTTAAGTTTCACTTACTCTCCATTGATATCTACTTCTTCCTCTCCACAAATATCTTCTTCTCCTGCTACCTCTCCTACTACCTCATCTCATCCGGCGCCCCCACCAGCTATCGTTGTTAGCCCATGTGCCGCCTGCAAGATCCTCCGACGCCGATGTGTGGAGAGGTGTGTTTTAGCTCCATACTTTCCTCCGTCGGATCCTATAAAGTTCACTACAGCCCATAGAGTCTTTGGAGCCAGCAATATCATCAAGTTCTTGCAG GACCTTCCAGAATCTCAGAGAGCAGATGCAGTGAGCAGCATGGTTTATGAAGCCAATGCCAGGCTTAGAGATCCAGTATATGGCTGCGCCGGAGCAATCTGCAATCTTCAGAAACAAGTCACTGAGCTCCAATCCCAACTAGCCAAGGCACAAGCGGAGATCACCAACATGCAATGTCACCAAGGCAATTTGATTGCCCTAATTTGCATGGACATGAGTAGTACTACTGCTACTAACACACAGCAATCTAAAGAAGCGGTACTAGTACCCATTTTGCAGCAGCAACCATATTCTAATATCCATATCGATACGAATTGTTTTCTTGATGAGAACAATCTGGACACTGCTTGTGACTGGGAACCTCTTTGGACGTGA
- the LOC126802575 gene encoding PWWP domain-containing protein 5-like yields MDGGRKVKKVADGGIAASSLRTVEKSCVQTRVVEKASGVSGEGLSPRPLNGQRQGSAGGGAVLGMEKRDTVTSEVGGVEIEKIHESQSVELRQVKIESRGGNIHTHNNIHAHTVSSLLPDGEDLLNTERDQLKPEESVENIFHDIAQVGSSTSSLPVNLLPGRVDQEGFSNFRSHQHLTVKHFVNRSRVHDMAQLESNGGQDLEDNQVNDTDQGEKNGQNSTIEKACMNSNGKDQDLKFEKNLNSTMTADVTQSKANVAHEVEVTEADMDSLYGERQDMEVERDFIQEAMQPESYELVPQLRYELPQKSEGTFSVSDLVWGKVKSHPWWPGQIFDFMAASEKAMKHHKKDCFLVAYFGDRTFAWNEVSSLKPFQSYFSEAEKQCTSESFHKAVNCVLEEVTRRVELGLSCSCIPKNVYEKIRFQIVENAGICRESSKVEGVDESASASSFESDKLLKYVKALARFPSGGSNKLELVIAKAHLMSFFRLKGYCSLSEFQFFGELLESKTDNSHSGDKSCPGEITEQAISIGKDDKKTGPEVEELKSSSSHKRKHNLREGAYAKMKERSLSELMGGETGLLEDNDWLDVKASPSSGKRRNGAEYQAAELATQDGRKAVFRSAVSNTTPVPKPSFKIGECIQRAASQLSGSTIVKSSTDRPPVQGSDVLSQSSDDTLRGVNNTTKYSSLDELLSQLRLAAEEPLKEYNSLSTIVNFFSDFRNSIVVGQKSEMVLSVVDKVGGKRRKSSSVPGLPQTFEFDDMNDTYWTDMVVQNGGEEQAPQKRRPKYQPVVLEQPVKPPQVGRRPYTRKKFSQGSQDLPPEKPVGYVDENAPAELVMSFSEVSSIPSETNLNKMFKRFGPLKEYETEVDRESSRARVVFKRCSDAEVACNSAGKFNIFGQITVSYQLNYTPSQLNYTPSITFGASTSAAAPDQEVQLVFPSHDHEMHLDLSTHDQMQLDLSTHDQMQLDLSAHDHMQLDLSTHDEMQLDLSTFEVNLV; encoded by the coding sequence AGAAGTCTTGTGTACAGACTCGAGTTGTGGAAAAAGCTTCGGGTGTAAGTGGAGAAGGTTTGAGTCCCAGACCCTTGAATGGACAAAGGCAAGGGTCTGCTGGTGGTGGTGCTGTTTTAGGCATGGAAAAAAGAGATACTGTGACTTCTGAAGTTGGGGGAGTAGAAATTGAGAAGATTCATGAAAGTCAATCAGTAGAATTACGGCAGGTTAAGATTGAGTCACGGGGTGGAAACATCCATACTCACAACAATATACATGCACATACAGTTTCCTCATTGCTGCCAGATGGAGAGGATCTCTTAAATACTGAAAGAGATCAGTTGAAACCAGAAGAGAGTGTAGAGAACATTTTTCATGATATTGCTCAGGTTGGGTCAAGTACTTCATCTCTGCCAGTTAACCTACTTCCTGGGCGTGTAGATCAAGAGGGTTTTTCGAATTTTAGAAGTCATCAGCACTTGACAGTCAAACATTTCGTAAACAGGAGCAGGGTCCATGATATGGCCCAGCTTGAATCAAATGGAGGGCAAGATTTGGAGGACAACCAAGTTAATGATACTGATCAGGGTGAGAAAAATGGTCAGAACTCAACAATTGAGAAGGCATGCATGAACTCCAATGGGAAGGATCAGGATTTGAAGTTTGAAAAGAATTTAAATAGTACCATGACCGCTGATGTTACTCAGTCCAAGGCCAATGTTGCACATGAGGTTGAGGTAACTGAAGCTGATATGGATAGTTTATATGGAGAAAGGCAAGACATGGAAGTGGAAAGAGATTTTATTCAAGAAGCTATGCAGCCTGAAAGCTATGAATTAGTGCCTCAACTTAGATATGAGCTGCCACAAAAAAgtgaaggtacattttctgtCTCAGATTTAGTTTGGGGTAAAGTAAAGAGCCATCCATGGTGGCCTGGACAGATATTTGATTTTATGGCTGCATCTGAGAAGGCAATGAAACATCATAAGAAGGACTGTTTTCTGGTAGCATATTTTGGGGACCGAACATTTGCTTGGAATGAAGTATCTAGTTTAAAGCCTTTTCAATCATATTTCTCCGAGGCAGAGAAGCAGTGCACTTCAGAATCATTCCACAAAGCTGTCAATTGTGTCCTGGAAGAAGTTACAAGGCGTGTAGAATTGGGTCTATCATGCTCATGCATACCAAAAAATGTTTATGAAAAGATTAGATTCCAGATTGTTGAAAATGCTGGGATATGCCGTGAATCGAGTAAAGTGGAAGGAGTGGATGAATCTGCCAGTGCAAGCTCATTTGAATCTGACAAGCTACTTAAATATGTAAAAGCTTTAGCACGGTTTCCATCTGGTGGCAGCAACAAATTAGAACTAGTCATTGCCAAGGCTCATTTGATGTCATTTTTTCGTTTAAAGGGTTATTGTAGTTTGTCTGAGTTCCAATTTTTTGGAGAACTGTTGGAGAGTAAAACAGATAATTCACACTCTGGGGACAAATCTTGTCCTGGTGAAATTACTGAGCAAGCGATTTCTATTGGGAAGGATGATAAGAAGACTGGCCCAGAGGTTGAGGAACTCAAGTCTAGCTCTTCTCATAAACGTAAACATAACTTAAGAGAAGGAGCCTATGCtaaaatgaaagaaagaagCCTGTCAGAATTAATGGGTGGCGAAACAGGTTTGCTAGAAGATAATGATTGGTTGGATGTGAAGGCTTCACCATCATCTGGCAAGAGACGGAATGGTGCTGAGTATCAGGCTGCTGAGTTGGCCACACAAGATGGGAGGAAAGCTGTTTTCCGTTCAGCAGTTTCGAACACAACACCTGTACCAAAACCATCATTCAAGATTGGTGAATGTATCCAGAGAGCTGCAAGCCAACTGTCAGGGTCTACTATAGTAAAGTCCAGCACTGACAGACCTCCTGTACAGGGATCCGATGTTCTGTCCCAGAGTTCCGATGATACTCTTAGAGGAGTGAATAATACAACAAAGTACTCATCCCTAGATGAATTGCTGTCACAACTGCGGTTGGCAGCAGAAGAACCCTTGAAGGAATACAACTCCTTGAGTACTATAGTCAATTTCTTCTCTGATTTTAGGAATTCTATTGTTGTTGGCCAGAAATCTGAAATGGTGCTCTCAGTTGTAGACAAAGTCGGTGGTAAAAGGAGAAAGTCAAGTTCTGTGCCAGGGTTACCTCagacttttgaatttgatgataTGAATGACACTTATTGGACAGACATGGTAGTCCAAAATGGTGGAGAAGAGCAAGCACCACAGAAAAGAAGACCAAAGTATCAACCTGTTGTCCTTGAGCAACCAGTAAAGCCCCCTCAAGTGGGTCGCAGGCCATACACGAGGAAGAAGTTTTCTCAAGGGAGTCAAGATTTGCCTCCAGAGAAACCTGTTGGCTATGTGGATGAGAATGCCCCAGCAGAACTTGTAATGAGCTTCTCTGAGGTGAGCTCTATTCCTTCAGAAACAAACTTGAATAAAATGTTCAAGCGCTTTGGACCTCTGAAGGAATATGAAACAGAAGTTGATAGGGAGAGCAGCCGTGCTAGAGTGGTTTTTAAGAGATGTTCTGATGCAGAAGTTGCTTGCAATAGTGCTGGGAAATTCAACATCTTTGGGCAGATTACTGTAAGTTACCAGCTCAACTATACTCCCTCTCAGCTCAACTACACGCCGTCTATCACATTTGGTGCATCTACTAGTGCTGCAGCCCCCGATCAGGAGGTACAACTTGTTTTTCCCTCCCATGATCATGAGATGCATCTTGATCTCTCCACCCATGACCAGATGCAGCTAGACCTTTCCACCCATGACCAGATGCAGCTTGACCTGTCCGCCCATGACCACATGCAGCTTGATCTTTCAACCCATGATGAGATGCAATTAGACCTCTCCACATTCGAAGTTAATCTGGTTTGA
- the LOC126802590 gene encoding protein GET4: MSKERAKRGTLPPAQEQIEKFEKVVEGGNYYGAQQLYKSISARYIAAQRFSEALDILESGACIQLKHGQVTCGAELASLFVETLVKGRFRYDDETLVRVRKIYKQFPKIPVPQQLGDLDDDIQRLSETLGTAKTCVEGCSSFLKAAIKWSAEFGAPRAGAPEIHVMLANYMYFESPEADMVRVAQHFVRGNNPQEFASTLVHFMGKCYPGEDDVAIARGVLMFVALGNLRDANVLMDEIKKQVEAKQLEFPKSDLMQFIIFLLETMLRDAFPLFNMLRSNFKSTIDREPTFHELLDEIAEKFYGVRRKNPLQGMGMFGEIFKMMGGD; encoded by the exons ATGTCGAAGGAGAGAGCCAAACGCGGCACACTTCCTCCAGCTCAAGAG CAAATTGAGAAATTCGAGAAAGTTGTGGAGGGAGGAAACTACTATGGAGCTCAGCAGCTCTACAAATCAATTAGTGCGAG ATATATCGCGGCACAGAGGTTTTCTGAGGCTTTGGATATCCTTGAGTCGGGTGCATGCATTCAGCTGAAACATGGGCAG GTTACATGTGGGGCTGAGTTAGCTTCTTTGTTTGTGGAAACACTTGTGAAAGGGAGATTCCGTTATGACGATGAAACCCTCG TTCGTGTCAGGAAAATTTATAAGCAGTTTCCCAAGATACCGGTGCCACAGCAGCTAGGGGATTTAGATGATGACATTCAACGACTTTCTGAAACACTTGGGACAGCAAAAACATGTGTTGAAGGATGCTCATCATTCCTTAAAGCGGCTATCAA GTGGTCTGCGGAGTTTGGTGCCCCTAGGGCTGGGGCTCCAGAAATACATGTTATGCTAGCTAACTATATGTACTTTGAATCTCCTGAGGCG GACATGGTTAGAGTCGCACAACATTTTGTCAGAGGAAACAACCCTCAAGAATTTGCTTCTACTTTAGTACATTTTATGGGCAAG TGCTATCCAGGGGAAGATGATGTGGCCATTGCAAGGGGAGTTTTAAT GTTTGTGGCTTTAGGTAACCTGAGAGATGCCAATGTTCTCATGGATGAGATTAAAAAACAAGTAGAAGCCAAGCAGCTTGAATTTCCTAAATCCGACTTGATGCAgttcattatttttcttttggaaac GATGCTGAGAGATGCTTTTCCACTTTTTAATATGTTGAGATCGAATTTTAAATCAACCATAGACAGAGAGCCTACATTTCACGAG TTGCTAGATGAAATTGCAGAGAAGTTTTATGGAGTAAGGCGCAAAAATCCGCTACAAGGAATGGGAATGTTTGGGGAGATCTTTAAG ATGATGGGAGGTGATTAG
- the LOC126802607 gene encoding low temperature-induced protein lt101.2 codes for MGSETFLEVILAIILPPVGVFLRYGCAVEFLICLLLTILGYIPGIIYAIYVLVG; via the exons ATGGGTTCAGAAACTTTCCTAGAAGTGATCTTGGCTATAATTCTTCCACCAGTCGGGGTATTCCTTCGTTACGGCTGTGCA GTAGAGTTCTTGATATGTTTGTTGCTGACAATATTGGGATATATACCAGGGatcatatatgcaatatatgtACTAGTGGGATAG
- the LOC126802606 gene encoding uncharacterized protein LOC126802606, translated as MSAEALQVAKAYRHLLKAVKNHVAKEDAKRHFRDYVTEEFRNNGKLSDLSSIQQKIKLARDYTFLLNSVHHHKDLLFSYNIAVDRSDEMKRVLGKSAASVGLQLPEVYQP; from the exons ATGAGTGCCGAAGCTTTGCAAGTTGCTAAGGCGTACCGCCACCTTCTCAAAGCTGTGAAGAACCACGTCGCAAAAGAAGACGCCAAGCGGCATTTCAGAGATTATGTGACTGAAGAGTTTAGGAACAACGGAAAACTGTCGGATCTGTCTTCTATCCAGCAGAAGATTAAGCTAGCCCGTGATTACACTTTTCTTCTCAACAGTGTGCATCACCACAAA GACCTATTGTTCTCATACAACATAGCCGTGGACAGATCagatgaaatgaaaagagtaCTTGGAAAGTCGGCTGCAAGTGTTGGTCTCCAACTTCCAGAAGTTTACCAGCCTTGA